A portion of the Desulfosoma caldarium genome contains these proteins:
- a CDS encoding Crp/Fnr family transcriptional regulator — protein MQTSQPKPAETLTCELDDNLEWLRRTDVFSSIPLERLRVYALMCHRRRFRRGEFLFRQGQPDDKGYILVAGTVQMVRQYENHSVIVHDLEPGAFFGGLALLANIQRLFGARAATDVDVLYIDRETFRKILHQFPDLMEKILDVMIRRIVLMEEKILERHLHECVLV, from the coding sequence ATGCAGACGTCGCAGCCAAAGCCCGCCGAAACCCTAACCTGTGAACTGGATGACAACCTGGAATGGCTTCGCCGCACCGATGTGTTTTCGTCCATTCCCTTGGAACGTCTTCGGGTTTATGCGCTCATGTGCCATAGGCGCCGTTTTCGGCGCGGCGAATTCCTGTTTCGACAAGGCCAGCCCGATGACAAAGGCTACATTCTCGTGGCGGGTACGGTGCAGATGGTTCGCCAGTATGAAAACCACTCCGTCATCGTTCACGACCTGGAGCCGGGCGCGTTCTTCGGAGGGCTGGCTCTGTTGGCGAACATTCAAAGGCTATTTGGAGCTCGAGCCGCTACGGACGTGGACGTGCTCTATATCGATCGGGAAACTTTTCGAAAGATTTTGCACCAGTTTCCGGACCTGATGGAAAAAATCCTCGATGTCATGATCCGCCGCATTGTGCTCATGGAAGAAAAAATCCTTGAACGCCATCTGCACGAATGCGTGTTGGTTTGA
- a CDS encoding ABC transporter transmembrane domain-containing protein yields MILKKPLWFWALTRCRGLQVVLLVAIVLTVFLRVFPLEMQKRIVNEAIRFGKIHTLFLYCGLYMGAVLLAGLLKYFINVLQGYIGQKILYELRIGLYRHLIRLPIPFYRRTSPGLVISSVTGELASVGDFLGGAIAVPAVNVLTLVTFGVYMFTLNPILTALSLAVYPIEILIIPRLQNRFNRINSDRVTTTRKLSSVVGEAISGIQEIHANAGYDLESRKVEQLSQKLLQLRHRMNLYRYGIKFTNNFFQSLGPFLLFLLGGYFSITGRFSLGALVAFLSAYEKLYDPWKELMEFYQGYQDARVAYRRIQEAFDVEPEFPLQPEDRPPVHLGGAVAVEDLVFEVEDRVRLLDQVSLRVAPGERLALVGLSGSGKSTLAMVMAQLYRYNQGHVYVDQWELKDLTKADVSPHLGFVSQYPFIFDGTLKDNILYGKRALQLNTVPAADHEPNLPALEDILHAVDAVGLTEDVLRFGLNSVLDQAKEHLWGEKIVALRHQFRSRWSDALQDTVEFFDMNLYLDYSSVAVNIIFGYPVEDGRPCEVLPARPRFRQFLEEVGLDEPLVSLGLDVVNRTVPLLRDLRNDPFFFRHSPIALEEMDQFVDIFEQYGTARPERLPPSIREALLALALRVIPGVHKMIVVPKELREAILASRSQFKTYCTQRDPGLFVCYSETEYLRGRTLLENILFGRLKEETSWAWTRITEAVVDLLKQEKLYDAVLEIGLDFEVGSKGDRLSGGQKQKVGIARALLKKPRILIMDEATASLDMASQTRIQQLLDHELRGKATVISVAHRLETIRDYDQIAVMKSGRIVELGQYDELLEKKGLFYELVSGHG; encoded by the coding sequence ATGATACTGAAGAAACCCCTCTGGTTTTGGGCCTTGACGCGCTGCCGAGGCCTTCAGGTGGTGCTTTTGGTAGCCATCGTCTTGACCGTGTTTTTGCGAGTGTTTCCCCTAGAAATGCAAAAACGCATTGTCAACGAAGCGATTCGTTTCGGCAAGATTCACACCCTTTTCCTTTACTGCGGTCTCTACATGGGCGCGGTCCTGTTGGCGGGCCTTTTAAAATATTTCATCAACGTGCTTCAGGGCTACATTGGCCAAAAAATTCTTTATGAACTGCGCATAGGTCTTTATCGGCACCTTATTCGATTGCCCATTCCGTTTTATCGCCGCACGTCGCCGGGCCTGGTCATTTCCTCCGTCACCGGAGAACTCGCTTCCGTGGGGGATTTTCTTGGAGGGGCCATTGCCGTTCCGGCCGTCAATGTGCTGACTTTGGTCACCTTTGGGGTGTACATGTTTACTCTGAACCCTATTCTGACCGCTCTGAGCCTGGCCGTGTATCCCATAGAAATTTTGATTATCCCCAGGCTTCAAAACCGGTTCAATCGAATTAACAGCGACCGAGTGACCACCACGCGCAAACTCAGCAGTGTTGTCGGCGAAGCCATCAGCGGCATTCAAGAGATTCATGCCAATGCGGGCTATGATCTGGAAAGTCGAAAAGTGGAACAACTTTCCCAAAAGCTGCTTCAATTGCGGCATCGCATGAACCTGTACCGGTACGGGATCAAGTTTACCAATAATTTCTTTCAAAGCCTCGGCCCTTTTCTGCTCTTCCTTTTGGGAGGTTATTTCAGCATCACGGGACGCTTCAGCCTGGGTGCTCTGGTGGCTTTTCTTTCCGCCTACGAAAAGCTTTACGACCCGTGGAAGGAACTTATGGAATTCTATCAGGGCTACCAAGACGCCCGCGTGGCCTATCGGCGGATTCAAGAAGCCTTTGACGTGGAACCGGAATTTCCTTTGCAGCCCGAGGACCGGCCTCCGGTGCACCTGGGCGGTGCTGTGGCCGTGGAGGATCTGGTGTTTGAAGTGGAAGACCGCGTGCGCCTGCTGGATCAGGTGAGCCTGCGCGTGGCGCCGGGAGAACGGTTAGCTTTGGTGGGGTTGTCAGGAAGCGGCAAGAGCACGCTGGCCATGGTGATGGCGCAGCTTTACCGTTACAATCAAGGCCACGTATACGTGGATCAGTGGGAACTCAAAGACTTGACCAAGGCCGACGTGAGCCCGCATCTGGGTTTTGTGTCCCAGTACCCCTTCATCTTTGACGGCACGCTCAAGGACAACATCCTGTACGGAAAACGCGCACTTCAGCTCAACACCGTCCCTGCAGCGGATCATGAACCGAACCTCCCGGCACTGGAAGACATTCTTCACGCGGTCGACGCAGTGGGGCTTACGGAAGACGTCTTGCGCTTCGGGCTCAATTCCGTGCTAGACCAGGCCAAGGAACACCTTTGGGGAGAAAAGATCGTCGCCTTGCGTCATCAGTTTCGATCCCGATGGAGCGATGCGCTGCAGGATACCGTAGAATTTTTCGATATGAACCTTTACTTGGACTACAGCTCCGTGGCGGTGAACATCATCTTCGGCTACCCCGTGGAAGACGGCCGCCCTTGCGAAGTGCTGCCGGCTCGACCTCGTTTTCGGCAATTTCTTGAAGAGGTGGGCTTGGATGAGCCACTGGTGAGCCTGGGCTTGGATGTGGTCAACCGCACCGTGCCCCTTTTGAGGGACTTGCGGAACGATCCCTTTTTCTTTCGGCATTCTCCCATTGCCTTGGAAGAGATGGACCAATTCGTCGATATCTTCGAACAGTACGGAACGGCTCGCCCGGAACGCCTGCCGCCATCCATTCGAGAAGCCCTGCTAGCGCTGGCGCTGCGCGTCATTCCCGGCGTGCACAAGATGATCGTGGTTCCCAAGGAACTTCGCGAAGCCATTCTCGCATCCCGATCACAGTTCAAGACGTACTGCACACAAAGGGATCCCGGCCTCTTTGTCTGTTACTCGGAAACGGAGTATCTCAGGGGCCGAACCCTGCTGGAAAACATTCTCTTTGGCCGCCTCAAGGAAGAAACGTCCTGGGCATGGACTCGGATCACCGAAGCGGTCGTGGATCTGCTAAAGCAGGAAAAGCTCTACGACGCGGTGCTGGAAATTGGGCTGGATTTTGAAGTGGGCAGCAAGGGGGATCGCCTTTCCGGTGGGCAGAAGCAAAAGGTGGGCATCGCGCGAGCTCTTTTGAAAAAACCCCGCATTCTCATCATGGACGAAGCCACGGCGAGCCTGGACATGGCTTCCCAAACCCGTATTCAGCAGCTTCTGGACCATGAATTGCGAGGGAAGGCCACGGTGATTTCCGTGGCCCATCGGCTGGAAACGATCCGCGACTATGACCAGATTGCGGTCATGAAATCGGGTCGCATCGTAGAACTGGGACAATACGACGAACTTTTGGAAAAGAAAGGGCTCTTTTATGAACTGGTCAGCGGACACGGATGA
- the mutY gene encoding A/G-specific adenine glycosylase — MPKASDTGTFDPQDSRNACIGPALVTWFLGHQRPLPWRRHYDPYAVWISEIMLQQTQMSKVVPYFERWMKRFPNVQAVAEAPLDALLQAWEGLGYYRRVHHLKAAAQQIMAQHGGKLPFDEASLRRLPGIGPYTAAAVASLAFGRPVVVLDGNAQRVSARLLDWPAPVKEARSLKVLRQALEHWMPSGHAREFNQAVMELGALICTPRNPRCVQCPVCAWCRAYAAKTVASRPVMSGRPLTEAVTVAVGVLCDNGKVFIQKRPPEGLMAGLWEFPGGKAQKGETPEGALRRELAEELGVTVSITEKITEIRHAITRFRLHLHAFRCVLNPPEQSIRLRVATEGRWVPVDALDGYAFPSANRRLIRLLQSAGEERR; from the coding sequence ATGCCCAAGGCTTCTGACACCGGTACCTTTGATCCTCAGGATTCCCGAAACGCCTGCATCGGCCCCGCGCTTGTGACCTGGTTCCTTGGCCACCAAAGACCGCTGCCCTGGCGGCGCCACTACGATCCCTACGCCGTTTGGATTTCGGAAATCATGCTGCAGCAGACCCAGATGTCCAAGGTCGTGCCTTATTTTGAGCGCTGGATGAAACGGTTTCCCAATGTGCAGGCTGTGGCAGAAGCTCCCCTGGACGCTCTGCTGCAGGCTTGGGAAGGGCTCGGCTATTACCGGCGCGTTCACCACCTCAAGGCCGCCGCCCAGCAGATCATGGCGCAGCATGGCGGCAAGCTGCCTTTCGATGAGGCGTCCCTGCGACGACTTCCCGGCATTGGCCCTTACACGGCGGCCGCCGTGGCCAGCCTGGCCTTTGGCCGCCCCGTGGTTGTGCTAGATGGCAATGCGCAACGCGTGAGCGCTCGACTGCTGGACTGGCCGGCGCCCGTGAAGGAGGCCCGCAGCCTTAAGGTTCTGCGTCAAGCTTTGGAACACTGGATGCCCTCCGGCCACGCTCGAGAATTCAATCAGGCGGTCATGGAATTGGGGGCCTTGATCTGCACGCCCAGAAATCCTCGCTGTGTGCAATGCCCGGTATGCGCATGGTGCCGAGCCTACGCTGCGAAAACGGTGGCTTCTCGGCCCGTTATGTCCGGCCGCCCGTTGACCGAGGCCGTGACGGTGGCGGTGGGTGTGTTGTGTGATAACGGCAAGGTTTTTATTCAAAAAAGGCCTCCCGAAGGACTCATGGCTGGTCTGTGGGAATTCCCGGGAGGCAAGGCTCAGAAGGGCGAGACACCGGAAGGGGCGCTTCGGCGCGAATTGGCCGAGGAGCTGGGGGTGACGGTGAGCATCACGGAAAAGATCACGGAAATTCGCCATGCCATCACCCGGTTTCGCCTGCACCTGCACGCCTTTCGCTGTGTACTGAATCCGCCCGAGCAATCCATCAGGCTGCGCGTCGCCACGGAAGGACGCTGGGTCCCTGTGGACGCGCTGGACGGCTACGCCTTTCCTTCGGCCAATCGGCGCCTGATTCGCCTCTTGCAGTCGGCAGGGGAGGAGCGGCGGTGA
- a CDS encoding ChaN family lipoprotein produces the protein MTLKSLKRFTLMLLAAAFSTLWGCAGLEKERLAMPKGMMEFKPAVNDIVDLHTGRKLDFNELLSELEKARVIYVGEVHSRQADHEVQRRIVEGLWRRGKKIGVGLEMLPRGTQREVDRWVQGELEETAFLEAVHWNEYWGFPFALYRPLFVFAREQRIPLRALNAPPAVVRKVSRQGLASLSDDERQDIARHFFTEDAAHRAFIEEEYKAHVPGGIRDLESFYEAQLVWDETMAESLAVWLVQNPLDHVVVLAGKGHVNQRFGIPERVRRRVEHRYAVVVPEAVNEGPERLTPAVGDFLVVTPEEKPFPGHGLRLGVRLERNTDGAGVRVLDVVPGSRAEQAGFRPGDRIVAVDGQPVSELNMLHQMVQQRVPELVFTLERDGRTVTATVRFEP, from the coding sequence ATGACTTTGAAAAGCTTGAAACGGTTCACCCTAATGCTACTGGCGGCGGCTTTTTCGACTCTTTGGGGCTGCGCCGGCCTTGAAAAAGAACGGCTTGCCATGCCCAAGGGGATGATGGAATTCAAACCTGCGGTCAACGACATCGTGGATCTCCACACGGGAAGGAAACTCGATTTTAACGAGCTTCTCTCGGAACTGGAAAAGGCTCGCGTGATTTATGTGGGCGAGGTCCATTCGCGTCAAGCGGACCATGAAGTCCAGCGGCGCATCGTGGAAGGCCTTTGGCGCCGTGGCAAAAAAATCGGTGTGGGCTTGGAAATGCTTCCTCGAGGCACGCAAAGGGAAGTGGATCGTTGGGTGCAGGGGGAGCTGGAGGAGACGGCCTTTCTAGAGGCCGTGCATTGGAACGAATACTGGGGTTTTCCGTTTGCCCTTTATCGCCCTCTGTTCGTCTTTGCTCGGGAACAACGCATTCCCCTGCGAGCTCTCAATGCACCGCCGGCTGTGGTGCGCAAGGTGTCCCGGCAGGGTCTGGCGTCCTTGAGCGACGACGAACGCCAAGACATCGCTCGACACTTCTTCACCGAGGATGCAGCCCATCGAGCCTTTATTGAAGAAGAATACAAGGCCCATGTGCCGGGCGGGATTCGCGATCTGGAGAGTTTCTACGAAGCCCAGTTGGTCTGGGACGAAACCATGGCCGAAAGTTTGGCCGTCTGGTTGGTGCAGAACCCCTTGGATCACGTGGTGGTCTTGGCGGGCAAAGGACACGTCAATCAGCGGTTTGGCATTCCCGAGCGCGTGCGCCGTCGCGTGGAACATCGCTATGCTGTGGTGGTGCCCGAGGCGGTGAATGAAGGTCCGGAACGCCTCACGCCGGCGGTGGGCGATTTCCTCGTGGTGACGCCTGAAGAGAAGCCGTTTCCCGGCCATGGGCTGCGGCTGGGCGTGCGACTGGAAAGAAATACGGACGGGGCCGGGGTGCGCGTGCTGGACGTGGTTCCGGGGAGTCGCGCGGAGCAGGCGGGGTTTCGCCCTGGCGATCGAATTGTCGCCGTGGACGGCCAACCCGTTTCCGAACTAAATATGTTGCATCAAATGGTTCAGCAACGAGTGCCCGAGCTGGTTTTCACTCTTGAACGGGACGGCCGCACGGTGACCGCCACCGTTCGCTTTGAACCGTAG
- the csm5 gene encoding type III-A CRISPR-associated RAMP protein Csm5, whose product MEKLVVHLMVVSPIHIGTREGALLPMEYLFDGHRVHVVDESKLGRFLMQRNLMDRFVFESFSGNLRRVGLSGFLKQHARGVEERQIGPEVAAYSVPGGGPDMAEFRPFTRDGFGRVYLPATSIKGVLRTAFLYASLKSQAAHAQGKNHPLETQVKGWIQKLRGERSRERAKKFLSADLQREVLQSWNLKGKPHDQNKDILRCLKVRDAYPLNGKVQTRVIPIRFLSKRGDGTHYWSQKPKGGGDLVIWVEAVVGGTFVTEISWDHQLFEMFQKENPKKTLPLSGKPSPKQVLLLARRMNQDVLGHETAFLTDKGVSEARQLRSWYQNIRERTKGSLFRIGFGSGMLSTTVNLLWSDGLRQDIRNVCGHDRGQEPAPKSRRVWVKSETQCLPMGWAAIMIPGAAPSQPSTPKPGTGKASGPGNETEPGMPTSMPPKPAFTPKTERPTEVPGGRGHGPGPTASPVSQPKPSPPPGLLGKAQSVHLTDKLAMERLLEQMEEADDATAKQAARALKERLQREGLWKSTPFRVDIEAFLQDE is encoded by the coding sequence TTGGAAAAGCTTGTCGTGCACCTCATGGTGGTTTCACCGATTCATATCGGAACGCGAGAAGGTGCCCTGTTGCCCATGGAATACCTTTTTGACGGACACAGGGTTCATGTGGTGGATGAATCGAAACTGGGCCGATTTCTGATGCAAAGGAACCTCATGGATCGTTTCGTTTTCGAATCCTTTTCCGGGAACCTGAGACGCGTTGGATTGAGCGGGTTTTTGAAACAGCATGCCCGGGGTGTCGAGGAGCGACAGATCGGACCCGAAGTAGCCGCCTATTCCGTTCCCGGAGGCGGCCCAGACATGGCGGAATTTCGTCCTTTTACACGAGACGGCTTCGGCCGAGTGTACCTTCCTGCCACATCCATTAAGGGCGTGCTGCGCACTGCTTTTCTCTACGCGAGCTTGAAAAGCCAAGCCGCCCACGCTCAAGGCAAAAACCATCCTCTCGAAACACAGGTCAAGGGCTGGATTCAGAAACTCAGGGGAGAAAGAAGTCGAGAGCGCGCCAAAAAGTTCTTATCGGCCGATCTTCAGAGAGAAGTCCTTCAGTCGTGGAACCTTAAAGGAAAACCTCACGATCAAAACAAGGATATTCTGCGATGCCTTAAGGTGCGCGACGCCTATCCACTGAACGGGAAAGTGCAGACCCGGGTCATCCCCATACGGTTCCTTTCCAAAAGAGGCGACGGAACACACTATTGGAGCCAAAAACCGAAGGGCGGCGGCGACTTGGTCATTTGGGTGGAAGCAGTCGTGGGGGGCACTTTTGTCACGGAAATCTCTTGGGATCACCAGCTGTTTGAAATGTTTCAAAAGGAAAATCCGAAGAAGACCTTGCCGCTTTCTGGAAAACCGTCACCTAAGCAGGTACTGCTCTTGGCAAGGCGCATGAATCAGGACGTTTTGGGGCACGAAACGGCATTTCTCACGGATAAAGGCGTCTCTGAAGCTCGCCAGCTTCGCTCGTGGTACCAGAATATTCGGGAGCGAACTAAGGGATCCCTCTTCCGCATCGGGTTTGGAAGCGGCATGTTGTCCACCACCGTCAATCTGTTGTGGAGCGATGGGCTTCGCCAAGATATTCGAAACGTCTGCGGGCATGATCGGGGTCAAGAGCCCGCGCCCAAGTCCCGAAGGGTCTGGGTCAAGAGTGAGACCCAATGCCTCCCCATGGGGTGGGCGGCGATCATGATTCCCGGTGCGGCACCTTCCCAACCTTCAACACCCAAGCCCGGAACCGGCAAAGCTTCGGGCCCGGGGAATGAAACCGAACCCGGCATGCCGACATCCATGCCGCCAAAGCCCGCATTCACGCCAAAGACCGAGAGGCCAACCGAGGTGCCCGGTGGCCGCGGTCATGGGCCGGGGCCGACCGCTTCGCCTGTTTCTCAACCCAAACCGTCGCCGCCGCCAGGCCTTTTGGGGAAGGCTCAGTCGGTGCATTTGACGGATAAATTGGCCATGGAACGACTACTGGAACAAATGGAAGAAGCCGACGACGCCACGGCAAAACAAGCGGCCCGGGCGCTCAAAGAACGGCTGCAACGGGAAGGCTTGTGGAAAAGCACGCCGTTTCGCGTAGACATTGAAGCTTTCCTGCAAGACGAATAA
- the csm4 gene encoding type III-A CRISPR-associated RAMP protein Csm4 translates to MKTYLYHLEFPLGAHFGRQGIGLEETQESLPSDSLTSALLNAFALMGEVSEALMALQEENPPFVLSSLFPYGPDPNNGARRLYALPRPMTSPLMTKTEDLQRAGKELKKIRYLDPRHVLSWLGNRPMTSEALEEIQKSARRLARPWNADTGEGWFSTCLRPRVALDRSSQNSVLWWCGVIHFRPGAGLYGLVRFRDESWKSRLHAAFALLEDMGLGGERTYGLGTFRFHGFVPLEEAWPNVPVTHESAQFVLLSRYAPAAHEVPELSAVLKAWDFEESRGFVVTGRYATTLKRKRVHFLKEGTVATRSLLGRLVDVTPDQGPDLGLSHRVYRSGMGFWFP, encoded by the coding sequence ATGAAAACGTATCTGTATCATCTTGAATTCCCCCTGGGGGCCCATTTCGGACGCCAGGGCATTGGGCTAGAGGAAACACAGGAGTCTCTGCCGTCGGATTCCCTGACATCGGCCCTGCTTAATGCGTTTGCCCTTATGGGTGAAGTCTCCGAAGCGCTGATGGCGCTTCAAGAAGAAAATCCGCCGTTTGTGTTGAGTTCTCTGTTTCCCTACGGGCCGGACCCCAACAATGGCGCGCGCCGCCTTTACGCTCTACCACGGCCTATGACGTCCCCTTTGATGACTAAAACCGAGGATCTGCAAAGGGCGGGAAAAGAACTTAAAAAAATTCGTTACTTGGACCCTCGCCATGTTCTGTCTTGGTTGGGAAACCGGCCCATGACGAGCGAGGCGCTGGAAGAGATACAAAAAAGCGCCCGCCGACTGGCTCGCCCTTGGAATGCCGACACGGGTGAAGGATGGTTTTCCACATGTCTTCGCCCCCGCGTCGCCCTGGACCGTTCATCGCAAAACAGTGTCCTCTGGTGGTGCGGGGTGATCCATTTTCGACCGGGCGCGGGCCTTTACGGGCTGGTACGATTTAGGGACGAGTCTTGGAAGTCGCGGCTTCATGCCGCCTTTGCCCTTCTCGAGGATATGGGCCTTGGAGGGGAACGAACCTACGGACTGGGCACCTTTCGGTTTCATGGGTTTGTGCCGCTGGAGGAAGCCTGGCCGAACGTGCCTGTGACTCACGAAAGCGCGCAGTTTGTGCTTCTTTCCCGATACGCGCCGGCCGCCCACGAAGTACCCGAACTTTCCGCGGTTCTCAAAGCCTGGGACTTCGAAGAAAGCCGAGGGTTTGTGGTCACGGGACGCTATGCCACCACTTTGAAACGCAAGCGAGTCCATTTCCTTAAAGAAGGCACGGTGGCAACTCGCTCCCTGCTGGGCCGGTTGGTGGATGTCACACCTGACCAAGGGCCGGACTTGGGGCTTTCCCACCGCGTGTATCGCAGCGGTATGGGGTTTTGGTTTCCTTAA
- the csm3 gene encoding type III-A CRISPR-associated RAMP protein Csm3 → MAPETYRKFLGKIILKGVMECLSGLHIGASKENLEIGSLDSPVVRDPITSEPYVPGSSLKGKLRSLMEKAHPNLLPNRDGGSGISRHECNDWNPGENKNRNYKNAEFSYPGALHCPVCRLFGSTGPGENNRNFPARLKVRDMRLTKESRQELEAIDTGLLFTEWKFENGIDRVTSAANPRNLERVPRGTKFDFSLVYDVEDLETLAEDLRNLQLSLALLEDDALGGHGSRGYGHVRFEFEAIEARKVDYYRGKADQKTTVTKLEDLAILADFFRNGAKD, encoded by the coding sequence ATGGCACCCGAGACGTATCGCAAGTTTTTGGGCAAGATCATTCTGAAAGGGGTCATGGAATGCCTAAGCGGGCTTCATATTGGAGCGTCCAAAGAAAACCTGGAAATCGGATCCTTGGACAGCCCCGTGGTGCGCGATCCCATTACCTCGGAACCCTATGTTCCCGGCAGTTCGCTCAAAGGAAAACTTCGGTCCCTCATGGAAAAAGCTCACCCCAACCTGCTGCCCAACCGGGACGGGGGCAGTGGCATCAGCCGCCATGAATGCAACGACTGGAATCCTGGCGAGAACAAAAATAGGAACTACAAAAACGCCGAATTTTCGTATCCCGGAGCGCTCCACTGCCCCGTGTGTCGCCTGTTCGGATCCACAGGTCCCGGCGAAAATAACCGAAACTTTCCGGCTCGCCTCAAGGTGCGCGACATGCGGCTCACGAAAGAGAGTCGCCAGGAACTGGAAGCCATTGATACGGGACTTCTTTTTACGGAGTGGAAATTTGAAAACGGCATCGATCGGGTAACCTCGGCGGCCAATCCCAGAAACCTGGAGCGGGTGCCTCGAGGAACCAAGTTCGACTTCTCATTGGTCTATGATGTCGAGGATTTGGAAACACTGGCTGAAGACCTTCGCAACCTCCAATTGTCTCTGGCTCTGCTTGAGGACGATGCGCTGGGCGGGCACGGATCTCGAGGTTACGGGCACGTGCGTTTTGAGTTCGAAGCGATCGAAGCCCGAAAGGTGGACTATTATCGAGGAAAAGCTGACCAGAAAACAACGGTGACCAAGTTGGAAGACCTGGCCATATTGGCAGACTTTTTCCGAAACGGCGCGAAAGACTGA
- the csm2 gene encoding type III-A CRISPR-associated protein Csm2, with protein sequence MSGGTDQTNIKQFRAELADLKKLSMDRLVDIADAVGKAVARQVKMNQIRRFLDGARKVEAQLKNPEDFDKVKDQIVLLRPKLAYAAGRHRDVKDLAELLDPAVKSAAQTHDNFMKFLRFMESIIAYHRYHGGKD encoded by the coding sequence ATGAGCGGGGGAACGGATCAGACGAACATTAAGCAATTCAGGGCTGAACTCGCCGACCTGAAAAAACTCAGCATGGACCGACTGGTGGACATTGCGGACGCCGTGGGCAAGGCCGTCGCGAGACAGGTGAAGATGAATCAGATTCGCCGGTTTCTCGACGGAGCGCGCAAGGTGGAGGCCCAACTGAAAAATCCCGAAGACTTTGACAAGGTCAAAGACCAGATTGTCCTGCTTCGGCCCAAACTGGCCTACGCCGCCGGGCGTCACAGAGATGTAAAAGATTTGGCGGAACTACTGGATCCGGCGGTCAAATCCGCCGCGCAAACCCATGACAATTTCATGAAGTTTTTGCGTTTCATGGAGAGCATTATTGCGTACCACCGCTACCACGGCGGCAAAGACTAA